One part of the Ornithodoros turicata isolate Travis chromosome 2, ASM3712646v1, whole genome shotgun sequence genome encodes these proteins:
- the LOC135383721 gene encoding uncharacterized protein LOC135383721, whose amino-acid sequence MMENPQAATVAPPPMNRCVSTQSQCVEVICQKCKSEVGPLEGGPPVQRKSQVQDDSSDSTSETTDSSDDSSKAASLLNAGDARGYGDFVNEDAWLDRMLEQLGLPRAEFQEGAPHISAGTMPTQEASMDPEKDLNDMAAEESYHKEMRDVLWTIVSLKLDDMRLATSQMRAAWKSYVRNTKIVDEMLQNKERTVRSLKEQLTQLKVENKSLKERICDASANL is encoded by the exons ATGATGGAGAACCCCCAAGCCGCGACGGTGGCACCTCCGCCTATGAACCGCTGTGTCTCCACACAGTCACAGTGCGTCGAAGTCATCTGCCAGAAGTGCAAATCTGAGGTGGGACCCTTGGAAGGAGGCCCGCCAGTGCAGCGCAAGAGCCAGGTTCAGGATGACTCGTCTGACAGCACCAGTGAAACTACAGACTCCTCTGATGACTCGTCCAAG GCTGCATCGCTGCTGAATGCCGGCGACGCGCGTGGCTACGGCGATTTCGTCAACGAAGACGCCTGGCTCGACCGCATGCTTGAACAACTTGGTCTTCCACGAGCAGAGTTCCAGGAAGGAGCCCCACATATTTCTGCAGGCACTATGCCGACCCAAGAGGCTTCTATGGATCCGGAGAAGGACCTCAATGACATGGCAGCCGAAGAGAGCTACCACAAGGAGATGCGCGACGTGCTCTGGACAATTGTATCTCTGAAACTTGACGACATGCGTCTGGCTACCTCCCAGATGCGAGCCGCCTGGAAGTCGTACGTGCGCAACACGAAGATCGTTGATGAAATGCTGCAGAACAAGGAACGTACAGTACGATCGCTTAAG GAGCAACTGACACAACTCAAGGTGGAAAACAAGAGCCTGAAGGAAAGAATATGCGACGCCTCCGCTAACCTATGA